The region GACGGAAGCCCCGTAGTGGCGACAAAGGCAAGAAAATAAAGCACAAACAGCTGCCGCCCCAAAAATAAAATCGCTTGCAATTAAATAGTGCACGATATATATTGCATGCATGGACACCGCAATGAACAGTTTTTGCAGACGTGCAGGCCCATGAAACAAGTAGCACACTATTTAGTCGTTAACTATTTAAATCATACGAGGAAAACCATCATGTCGATCAAACAAGTCCTGTACCGCGCTGTCGCCACCGCCACCGGAGGCCGCGAAGGCCGCGCCATCTCGTCCGACAATGTGCTGGACGTGAAACTGACCACGCCGAAGGAATTGGGTGGCAATGGCGCCGTCGGCACCAATCCGGAACAACTGTTCGCCGCCGGCTACTCGGCCTGCTTCATCGGCGCCATGAAATTCGTCGCCGGCCGCGACAAGATCGCCCTGCCGGCGGACCTGGCCATCGAAGGCCACGTCGGCATCGGCGCCATCGAGACGGGCTTCGGCATCGAAGTGGAACTGAAGATCGCGCTGCCGGGCATGGAGCGCGCCGCCGCCGAAGCGCTGGTCGCCGCCGCCCACATCGTCTGCCCTTATTCGAACGCCACGCGCGGCAACATCGACGTCACCCTGACGCTCGTGTAATCCCCGCCGCCTTGGGACACATCCCCGGCCGCGCCCCCAGGCGCCGCCGGGGATTTTTGTCAGCGCAGCGCCTGCAGCAGCCGCTCCGCCAGGGCTGGCGCGGAGGCGGGATTCTGCCCCGTGATCAGCTCGCGGTCGACCACCACGTGGCTGGCCCACGGCGCCTGGTTCGACACATACTGCGCGCCGGCCGCCTGCAAGCCCGACTGCGGATAAAACTTCATCGTCCCGCCTTGCAACGCGCCCTGCGCCGCCGCCTCTTCCTGATTGCTGATCACCGTCATGCGGTAGCCACTGTAGATCCAGCCGGCGGGCCTGGCGGGTGTCTGGCCCGCTT is a window of Janthinobacterium sp. 1_2014MBL_MicDiv DNA encoding:
- a CDS encoding organic hydroperoxide resistance protein; translated protein: MSIKQVLYRAVATATGGREGRAISSDNVLDVKLTTPKELGGNGAVGTNPEQLFAAGYSACFIGAMKFVAGRDKIALPADLAIEGHVGIGAIETGFGIEVELKIALPGMERAAAEALVAAAHIVCPYSNATRGNIDVTLTLV